The sequence below is a genomic window from Xanthobacter dioxanivorans.
GGGCATTTGGCGGCCCAGCACTTCGGCCAGATCGTGGCGTCCACCGACGATCCCAAAGAGCGGCGCGCCATGCTCAAGCTGGTATCCGTCCAGATGCGGCGGGAAATCCACCACCAGGCCATTCCCGCGCCGGGGGTGGATCAGCCAGAATGTGGCGGGCCGGCCGGCTCTTGGGACGATCCCGGGATGGATGGGCTCGAGGTCCGGCTCCGTGCGGTGCTGGTAGCCAGCGGCGTGGCGCCGGCGGACCAGTCCTCCATCCTTCATGCCTTGGCGTCCGACACCGAGAGGGCCGCCGCTGAGGCTTCCAACTGAGGAGCGCAAAGTGGCTGACATCACGGGCCGAGACCGGCAGATCCTGATTAAGGCACTGGCCTACGCCATAGCGTCGATCGAAAGCCTCCCACCACTGCGGCAGGAGGCCAACGACTGCGCCGACATGAAGAGGATACTGGAGGAGATGGTAGGATCGGACCAGGAGCTGGCGCGCGTCACCGCTTCGGTGCGGCGCCATTTGTTTCCGGAATTGCCGTCTTAGGCTGGGGTTCCAACTGAGGAGCGGCCATGGCGATCGACGTGAGGCGGCTCGACCGCGATGTGATCGATGTGCTGACCAAAGACAGCAGGCTTGTGACCTATGTGCTGCGAAACACCCTTGCGGCGCCGTGGCGCGACTACGGTTGGGGGCGCGAGCTGACGACGAGCCAGGTGCTCTCCGCCTGCCGGCGGCTCGAGGCGCGGGGGCACGTCGCGGAAGCTTCGACTAGTTACGCGACCTACAAGGCCTGGCAGATCACCGAAGCTGGCCGAGCCGAGCATCATCGGACAACGGAGCAAGGCGCCGCCGATGATCTCGTCCTGGAAGATCCGGAGAAGGCTGGCTGGTGGGCCTACAGGACCGGAACTGCAGGGAGCCGCTCGGGCATTGTCGGGGGCTTTCCGACCGCCACAGCTGCTCGTCGAGCCGCCGCAAGGGCGGCAGCGCCTATTTCCAACGGAGGAGATTGAGATGAGTGGGTTGCAGAAGATGAGGCTGGCTCATACGGCGATCGGGGGACGCATTGTCCTGGCGCGGTTCGGTGCCGATCCCACGGTCGCGCTGGAAACGCGGGATGCGCAAAGCGAGTTCTTCAAGACCGCCGTCTCCTTCGTTTTTGATGGCGACCTGCCGGCGCCAGGTAGTGCGGGGGAGGTGTCCTTTGGAGGCGGGGACGAGCAGTTCGTGATAACTATCCGCCGGCTCGATGCCGCCTCGCCCGAACATGGAGCGCCGGGAGCCTGGGGTGATCCTCGGATGGATGGGCTGGAGGTTCGCCTGCGGGAGGTGCTGGCCGCCAGCGGCGTCGCGCCAGCGGACCAATCCTCTATCCTGCACGCGCTGGCGTCTGACACGGACCGCGCGGCAAGCGAGGCTTCCAACTGAGGAGTGGGTCATGAGCGAGGTTGAGGAGCGCCTGTACCTGTCGGTGTCGCGGGAGGAGCTGGATCTCCTGCTCCGGGGCGTGGCCATGGCGGCCGCCACCGGCGCCGGGTCGGAGCTGGTGGCGCTGGGCAACGAGCTCGAAGCTCGGGCAGTCGCTGGAAAGGAGGTGGTGCAGGTCCTGAAAGGCGCCGTGCATGCCTTCCGGAGCTATCAGACCGGGACGAATGCGTCGACGGAACTCGCCGAGGGAATGGCGGACCGGTGCGGCACCCTCCTGCTACGCCTGGCGGGCCGTGGAGATCCGCTGGCACTGGAGGCGGCTGCAGATCCTTTCTTGGGCCTGCAGGCGCTGCGCCAGGCGATGGATAAGGCCGGTTTCATCAGGCCGAAGGCTTCCAACTGAGGAGGGGGATGGTGTCAGCCCTGTCACCTGTCTTCGGGTTCGCGAGTGCCTTGTCTGCTTTCTTGGCGGCCTTCTATTGGTTCCGAGCATCGGCAGTGTCGGTCGGCCCGAGCTGGGCGGTCGGAGATCTACCAAGTGGCCTGTCGGAGCCGGTCGATCCGAACCAAGCGTCGAACGGCTGGATCGTGGGGGTAGTTTCGGCCCTGGAGAGCAGCGGAAAGTTGAATAGGCGGGGTGCGCTCTGGAGCGGCATCGCCGCTATGACCGCTGGGCTATCGATTCTGGCTAGTTCACTAGGCTGATCCGCCATCCTGCACGCCCTGATGTCCGGCGCAGACCGGGCGGCAGGTGTCCAGATGATAGGAGCGAAGGCGGTCGCGGCCGCCAGGGCCCGCTGGCGGCCTCTTATGGGGAGCTGTCCCCTAAGGCGGCTGCCAAATCGGCCTGCAGGTCCTCGAGCTCGTCGCTGTCAGCATCTCCTGCCGGCAGTTTGCCGATGGCTTCCAGCCGCTCGCGAATGCGCTCTCGGGCCTGATCCAGGCGCCGGCGGGTAGGCCGAACTCCGGCGGCGCTGGGTTCCTCATCCTCCTCCATGA
It includes:
- a CDS encoding protelomerase family protein, encoding MAETEPLDPYSFRSLYVTVAYQQFCSRQVSMPSYICAILGHSNEGGKGLETAHAYMDYFLMEEDEEPSAAGVRPTRRRLDQARERIRERLEAIGKLPAGDADSDELEDLQADLAAALGDSSP